The Alteromonas mediterranea DE genome contains the following window.
AATGTAGCGCTAGCTTACACTAAAGGCGATGCCGGTTGCTTAGTGAATGCGTCTGGTATTGTGGCATTAAGCGAAGGCGACTTACCGGTTAACTTTATTCGTTACTTACTGTCGCAGGAAGTGCAGTCGTATCTTGCTCGTGAAGCCTACGAAATACCGCTTGTTCAGGGCGTCGACCAGCCGCAAGGCTTAGCAAGTTTGAGCACGCTTTCGCCGCCTGAAATGGACCTTCGTAAGCTGGCTGATTTACGCCCCACACTTAACCTTATGAGGGAAGTTGGCGTACTGTGACAAACTGGCCAAAGTCGTATCCACTGGCACTGCTTATTGCGCTGATGGCTTTATTGCCCGTCGGTGTTTTATTTTCTTTAGCCCAAGACAGTGCGCAACTTTTCGATACCCATAATCTTCGTGTTCTAGGTAACACGGTTTCACTGGTGGTACTTACCATTATTGGTTCGGTGCTAATTGGTGTGCCGCTTGCCTTTCTCACTGCCTATGTGCAAATGCCGTTTAAGCGCTTTTGGTTAATTTTACTTGCCGCGCCACTGGCACTACCCAGTTATATTGGCGCGTTTGCTATGTACTTCTCATTTGGCAGAGGCGGTGAAATAGAAAATATATTAGGTATTACCACGCCGTCCATCAGCGGATTGTGGGGCTCTGCGTTAGTGATGAGTCTTTACACTTACCCCTTTGTGATGATGACTACCCGTTCTAGCCTGTTAAGCTTAGATGCAAGCTTGGTGAATGCGGCTCGCACGTTAGGGCTCTCATTAGGCGCTAGCCTATGGCGTGTTGTGCTACCGCGCGTGGTAAATAGCGTAGCGGCAGGCGCTTTACTTGCTGCGCTTTATGCACTATCTGACTTTGGCACGCCGGCCATTATGGGCTTTGACACTTTCACCCGCGTTATTTTTGTTGAATACAATGCCTTTGGCTTGAGTCAGGCGGCGATGCTGAGCTTACAGCTTATGGTTATTGTCGGGCTAATTCTATTTATTGAAAGCCGCATCAGCGGCGCCTCAGAGCGTCCCGGCAGGCATTTATCACTCTTTCCTGGACGATGGCAGCGCAACCTTATGTTGCTCGCTACTATGCCGATAGTGCTGTTAGCTATAGTGCTTCCGTTAGCCATTTTTACCCTTTGGTTAATACGTGAAGGCACTAGGGGGTTCGAGTTAAGCTACGCATGGAACTCTGCTCACGCGTCTTTTATTGCCGCGGTTGTTGCGGTATTGCTGGCTATTCCAGTTGCCCATGCCGCTATTGCGGGTAAGGCAGGGCGCGTTATGGAGCGTATTACTTATTTTGGTTTTGGTGTACCCGGTATCGTTATGGGAACGGCGCTGGTATACGTAGGGCTTAAATATTTACCTGCGCTATATCAAACGTTAAGTTTATTGGTAATGGCCTATGTGCTGCGTTTTATTCCACTTGCGGTGGGTAGCGTAAGAAGTACAGCAGAGAATATCGACTCTGGTTTGGTGAAGGCGGCCCGCGTGCTAGGCGCAAGTCCTCGCGAGGCATTTATGCGTATTACGTTACCGTTAACCCTTCGTGGTATGATAGCGGGCGCAGCCTTGGTGTTCTTAGAGGCAATGCGAGAACTTCCCGCTACTTTAATGCTTGGGCCAACGGGGTTTGAAACCTTAGCCACTTACATGTGGCGTGTGTATGAAGCCGGTTATTTTGGTCGTGCCGCCGTACCGGGGTTATTATTAGTTTTATTATCAGGCGTGGGGTTAATTCTCATGCTGTCGGGCGAGAAAAAAGCCCAATTTACCGTTACCGAGGATGAGCGTTCGTAATGCTAAGTGTAAGTAATTTGTCAGTGAATTATGGGTCTACCCGCGTAGTCGACAAGTTAAATCTAGAACTGGGGCAAGACGAAATTCTCATGTTGGTTGGGCCGACAGGGTGCGGTAAAACCACAATCTTACAAGCGCTCGCGGGGCTTATTCCTATTTCTGAAGGCACCATGCGTTTAGGTAAATGGGAAAGTAGTGCAAATAAGCACATTCCGCCTGAAAAACGCAACGTGGGTATGGTGTTTCAAGATTTTGCACTTTTTCCTCACTTAACTGTTCAGCAAAACGTGTGCTTTCGTTTAAAAGATACATCCCTTGCCGATCACTGGCTTACCTTACTCGGCCTAGATAATTTCCGCGATGTTAAGCCAGCGCGACTTTCCGGCGGTCAGAAGCAGCGCGTAGCCTTGGCGAGAACCTTAGCCCACGAACCGGCCTATGTATTACTTGATGAACCGCTTTCAAACCTAGATGCCGCGTTAAAAGACAGCCTGCGTTGGGAAATTCGCGATGCGCTTAAGAAAGCGGGTGTGCCCGCTATCTGGGTTACCCACGACCAAGAAGAAGCGCTTAGCGTCGGTGATAGGGTAGGTATTTTAAATAAAGGCGTGTTAGAGCAGTTAGACACCCCGGAAGCCTGTTATTCATCACCTGCCAGCCGTTTTGTTGCGCGCTTTATGGGCGAAGCAAGCTTCTTGAGCGCAACATTTGATGCTAGTGAAGCAGATACAGACAAAACGGTCGTTACTGAAATTGGCAAGGTGCCAGGCACGCCGCTTCAAGGTGCTAACGGTAATGTAGATTTACTCGTGCGCCCTGACGATTTAAGCCTAGATGCCACGGTTAGTGAGACCAATTGTACGGTTGAATGGGTGCGCTATGAAGGCGAAAGCCGATTGTATGCGGTTATGCTAGATAGCGGTGATGAACTTAAAGTACGTGTAAGCCACGAAAACGCGATTAAGCCCAGTACCCGCGCTTTTGTTCAGTTAATTACTAC
Protein-coding sequences here:
- a CDS encoding ABC transporter permease → MTNWPKSYPLALLIALMALLPVGVLFSLAQDSAQLFDTHNLRVLGNTVSLVVLTIIGSVLIGVPLAFLTAYVQMPFKRFWLILLAAPLALPSYIGAFAMYFSFGRGGEIENILGITTPSISGLWGSALVMSLYTYPFVMMTTRSSLLSLDASLVNAARTLGLSLGASLWRVVLPRVVNSVAAGALLAALYALSDFGTPAIMGFDTFTRVIFVEYNAFGLSQAAMLSLQLMVIVGLILFIESRISGASERPGRHLSLFPGRWQRNLMLLATMPIVLLAIVLPLAIFTLWLIREGTRGFELSYAWNSAHASFIAAVVAVLLAIPVAHAAIAGKAGRVMERITYFGFGVPGIVMGTALVYVGLKYLPALYQTLSLLVMAYVLRFIPLAVGSVRSTAENIDSGLVKAARVLGASPREAFMRITLPLTLRGMIAGAALVFLEAMRELPATLMLGPTGFETLATYMWRVYEAGYFGRAAVPGLLLVLLSGVGLILMLSGEKKAQFTVTEDERS
- a CDS encoding ABC transporter ATP-binding protein — translated: MLSVSNLSVNYGSTRVVDKLNLELGQDEILMLVGPTGCGKTTILQALAGLIPISEGTMRLGKWESSANKHIPPEKRNVGMVFQDFALFPHLTVQQNVCFRLKDTSLADHWLTLLGLDNFRDVKPARLSGGQKQRVALARTLAHEPAYVLLDEPLSNLDAALKDSLRWEIRDALKKAGVPAIWVTHDQEEALSVGDRVGILNKGVLEQLDTPEACYSSPASRFVARFMGEASFLSATFDASEADTDKTVVTEIGKVPGTPLQGANGNVDLLVRPDDLSLDATVSETNCTVEWVRYEGESRLYAVMLDSGDELKVRVSHENAIKPSTRAFVQLITTHPLAVFPKNV